The DNA window agcttcacttctgGATTCTCCCAAGGAGTGATTCTCGTGGAGAGCAAGGTGGGGAGTAGGTGAGAATCACTTCTGAAGTGATTCCTATGGAAAATGAATGGGGAATAGTGGGAAACAGTGGACAACGGTTTTTTAGCTCCCAGCTCGTATGGAGAAGTGATTCTCATCAGCTCACCACCAGAATCTAACTGCATTTTAACTGTTTGGCAGGGATCCATAGAATCCACTCCAAAGAAGCTAGGAGTGAAGCTCTGCCAAACTGGCCCTTAAAACACCTCTGTTTCTTGGCCCAAGCTTTAGGCCCAGTCGCCGCCTACGTGTTTTGGGTTGGGCTTAACCCGTTTGCTTGTACGCGTGGTACAGCTTCAGTTGGCGCTCGACCCTGTTGCCACGATCGGCTCTTTGCCTTGTGTTGAGGCGATATTCACCCTCCCTGTCGCAGAACCAATAGATGTAGCCAATGAAGCATCTTGAATGCTGACATTTCCCGCATACATTTTTCTTGTCTAGGTGGGCCTCTGTACTAAAATTCCAATGAATCAAACAAACCAGTACCGTTGTTTAAGATCCACGGCTGCTCATACAAAGTGAAAATTTCGGTCTGGTGGCTCTCTCACGAGACCACCATTTTGCCTCTCTGTAAACAATGCATGCCTAAAAAAAGGCTAtttgatccaaatataatgttTGGTAACACCTATGAGCATGGACCCTAGTGACTTAATTTCTGCAGCGAACGACCACCAATGGTACATAGATTTCTCAAGTGACACTATTTAGATCTGCGTTGGCCCGAGATCTCTCGCACGGGTGAGCAATCCGCTCACTGGCACTCTCGCACACTCACACTAGGCTAGCGGTTGAAGAGAGAGTGAGAACAGCACACACACACCGGACAAGCATCAGCGTTGGCCAAAACTCTATTCGGGTGTGGGGAACTGAACTTCTAATGTCTAATGCTATGCATGAGTATATGTACAACTTTAGTTGTACCTTACCAGGTACAAGGATGGTTGCCAAGTACTCCAACCCCCAACTACTCcaatctaatcctagtacacagcaCATGTCCTATtgccatgctgctatagtgactagatgtgacagctgGGATCACTTTTGTGCCATCCCCTACTACGCAGGTATAGAGGGAGCAACAGATTatttctaacaattcttcccctaatcctgctgctaacccgatGCCTTGACCTCcaccatgccaatcatcttcttcagctcagaGAACTGAAGCTAtccgagtgacttggtgaggatgtcagcgagttgtcgaccagtttcgacgaactcgatgacgatctgccctccatcgacgcaGTCCCTAAGGAAATgaaacttgacgtcgatgtgcttgctccgatcATGGAGGATTGGATTCTTCGCGGGGGTGATGGCGGGATAGTTGTCCACCATTAGTGCTGGCGGACAAGCTTCCTCGCCTGTCTGCTCGCTCAGCAGCCGACATAGCCAAACAGCTTGGCACACCGCTGTGGCCATCGCCACATACTCTGCCTCACACGTAGACAGTGCCACCACCATCTGCTTCAGCGACAGCCAGGAAATTGGGGccaacccgaggaagacgagcaagCCGGAGGTGCTTCGTCTTCCATcgatgtcgcccgccatgtctgcattgcTGGAGACCGTGAGCCGTAGCCCACTTCCACCAccagtcttggggaagacgatcacctGATCCACCATCCTCTTAACGTACCACAGTAGCCACTTCACCACGGCCCaatgatcctctcggggatcctccataAAGCGGCTGacatagcccacggcgaacgcaatgtccggcctcatgtGCACTATGTAGCGCAGCCCGCCGGCGATGCTTCGGTAGAGTGTTCCATCTACCTTCACCGTGGTGCTAGCctttgtcagcttcagccgctccttcaTCGGAGTACGCGCTTTGATTGAGCACAACGCATGAACCCAAGCGCGCCTAgcatggcatcaagcttggcattccacgcccacGGGGCTTACCATAGCCTGTAGAGCACCTTGCACAGTCTGAGCACCTTGTGCTCTGCTCCCTTGATGATGAAGCCTAGAGCTTGCCTAACGAACACCGTCTCCTctagctcaccattgaggaaggctgatttcaTGTCCAGGTGATGGACACGCCAGTCCTTTGCCGCTGCCAGAGCTAGCAGCAATCGAACAGACTCCAAGCGCGCCACCGGCACAaaaacttcctcgaagtcgatgccatCGTGCTAGATGAAGCCACGAGCAATGAGGCacaccttgtgcttgacgatggcaccgtgCTCATCCCGCTTCACCTTGTACATCCACTTTAgcctgatcggacggcatcctggaggtggatcgatgagctcccaagtctcgttttcctcgatcgccttcatctccttcaGCATAGCCCGTCTTTCAATTGGCATCATGCTCGGCCAGCGTGAACTTGGGTGGCTCCTCTGCACTGATGAAAACTAGCTCTAGATCATCGAGCAGTCGACTCGCTAGGCCTAAGGACCCTATGTTGCCGACGATGTTGTCCagcctgtggaaccgcacctcctcgccatcgtggaaggcatccacaaactcacTAATGTCGCTTGGACAAGAGGCGAACTCAATCAGTGTCGATGGAGTCCCTTATTTCGTCAGAGTGGTCAGCACTGCTgttggagtgcttggcacccctgCTAGAGTGCTCAACACCACTCCTGGActgctcggcaccactcctggtgtggtcggcaccactgcaggagtgCTCGGTACCAGTCCTAGAGTGGTCGGTACCACTGCAGGACCACTTGGCTCCGCTactggagtgctcgacacccatcctggagtggtcggcaccactgcaggaccgcTCAGCACCACTACTGGAGTGCTTAGCACCCTAGCTAGAGTGTTGGGCACCGTTCCTAGAGTGATCGGCTCTGCTGCTGGAGTGGTCGACACCTCCTctccagcatctccaccaccgtggatgaccaagtgctcaacgacgaaggtgctgctatagccaccagcttcccccgtgcccggACCATCCCAGTCCTAGGTCGCCTTCTCGTCAAAGATGATGTTGcacgagacaaccaccttgcctccacttgggtcatagagccgatacgccttggtgccctcctcgtagcctaggagcaccatcggcgtgctcctatcttctagcttggtgaggacctgCTTCGTCTtcttgacgtggccgatgcaaccTAATGTCCTGAAGAAGGATAGGCTCaacttgcgcccataccaagctttgaacGACGTCATGCCCTTCAAGGCCTTTATGGGcgcgtggttgaggatgaacacagccatggtcaccgcctcaccccagaactgtgccggcatgctcttggccttcatcatggatcgagccatgccaaccaccatctggttctaccactccaccatgccattctgctgtAGTGAGTATGGTGTAGTGTGGTGTCACACCACAACCTGATAtgcgcagtacgcagcgaactccactgaagtgaattcaccgccgtGATCTGTCCTCAGCACGCGTAGCTTCTTCTTGGACTCTACCTTCACCCACGCATGGAACCCCTTGATCGCCTCCTCTGCCTTGaccttgctcgttaggagttgcagccacatgtagcgactataAGCATCCACGAGCAGAAGGAACTACCACCGCCCACCGTGCGTGGCCGGCGCGATTGGCCCACAGAGGTTGCCATGGATGAGCTCGAGGGCGTCTGTCGCGCGATACATGGTCGCCTTTGGAAACGGCaacctcctctgcttctcggccaggcactgtcacacagctcacctgcgtgctcgatgtggggtagccctcggaccatcttctctagctaaCTGAGCACATCGAAGTTGAGATGTCCAAACCGGGCATGTCACAGCCACGGCTCCTCAGTGTGCCATGCCGCTAGGCACACCGGTTGCTCCACCTTCAAATCGAGCAAGTACAACGGATTACGGGAGCATTTTACCTTGGCGAGAAGACACCGCTCTCGATCGCGGATCTTCAAGATCCTGCTCTCGATCAGTACCTCGCACCCGCGCTCGTCTAGCTGCCTGATGCTGGCGATGCTCGAGCACAGCTATGGGATGTAGTACACATCCGTCAGCACGCGGTGCTTGCCGTTCTGACACCAGAAGATGTCAGTGCCATGGCCTCGAATctccatctttgagccatcaccGAACCACACAGACCTCGTCACGCCGCTGTCAAGCTCGAAGAAAGCCGCCTTGGAGCCGATCATATGGTTGCTAGCGCCGGAGTCTAGGTACCACCTCTGCTCCACCTCACCACCGACTCGTCCGAGATGGACTTGGGCGCATAGCTTGTCGATGTTGATGGCCCACGATGCAGTCCCCTGCTCCACAGTCGCCACCTCCTCTGCTTTCTCCTCTATCTCGACGTCGTGCAGCGCATAGAACATCGCCATCAAGAGAGTTGGCTTGTCGTCGTCCACCTAAGCTAggtgagcctcagccttcttctccttcttttagtTCGGGCACTCCTTGGCCCAGTGGCCAGTCTTCCCATAGTGGCGGCAAGTTTCCCTACCTAGGGGCTCaccgtccttcttcttcctcaacTGCGGGGCCTTGCCACGGCACTTTCCATCACCgccgtggctggaggaggcttccccagaCCGCTTCTCCTGCATCCGAGTAGTCCACTCCTCCTCGGTGATCAGCAGCTTGCCGCCGATCGATGTTGCAGTCGCCCCTATGTGGTCGTCCACTACCCGCAGATGCCATGTTAGATCCTCAATCGTGAGGGTTCATAGGTCCGGCATCGTCTcgatggagagagcgatctgggtGTATTTGGGTGGTACAACACGCAGGTACTTGGAGATTGCCTCCTCATCGTCGATGACGATGCCATGCGCTGCCAGTTGGCTGATGAGGGACTACAACCGAAGGGTGAAGTCCTCCACCACCTCCCCATCGCAGAACGCCAGGTCGTCGTACTCCCGCCGTAGTTGTTGTGccttcgccttctttgcgcggtcgaacCCGACCCGCATGGCCTTGAGGGCATCCCAAGCTTCCTTGGCAGAGTCCTTTGACCCCAACAGCTCTCGGTACTCTAGACGCATGGTCGCTAGGATTGCCTCCAGCGCCGAGCAGTCCTCCTCTTCATCCTCGGTGCCCCGGTCAACCGCCTTCCAGAGCCATTGGGCtctaagcttgaccttcatggtcaccaacCACtcaccatagttggtgcgagtgaGGACCGGCCAGTTGGCTCCACCAACATCCTACACGGCCCTCTGGATGACCACCTCGTGATGCACCGGCGACTGGGACTGCCGTGGTGACTTCTCGCCACCGCCCTAACTACCGTCGCCCTCCATCATCGAAGGCGAACAGCCACctcgtctctgataccacttgttggcctaaGATCTCTCGCATGGGTGAGCAATCCACTCACCGACGCTCTCGCACACTCACACTAGGATAGAGGTTGAAGGGGGAGTGAGAACAGCACACCCACCCCAAACATGAACCAGCGTTGGCCAAAACTCTGCTCGGGTGTTGTGAACTGAACTTTTGATGTCTATTGCtattgtaacacctttggtgttacgATCTTGCTTAGTACTTAGATTaaggcctaaaagaaattaaCAAAACAAGTTTTTGGGTGTTAAAAATTTTAAAACTCACAAGAAAGGATAATTAAATTGTAGGTCTCATTTCTATGAGAAGAAAAGCGAATGGGATATTGCGAGTTAGTTCAATTAATGTGTAAACATTCTTATGAAATtctaataagaaaaataggaTAAGTTGTTTTAGATGTTCGACATGAAAAACGATTTATGTAAATAAAAATGTGACATAGCTTATAATTAGAAAGTGCCATTTTTGAAGAATTTTAATGTGCAAAATACTTAaaatagtgctttaatattttgttcccaTGAGTTAGTACGAAGTATGGACTAGGTCATGACATGTTGTCTAGTTGAAATAGACAAAGTTCCGACCttttaaaaattcaatcaaagGTGTTGATGGTTGTTTAGTTCAAGCGGGACTCCGGTCCTTTCTAAGCCTGCAACGATAATCGATGATGCCATTTCGACatttaaattccaacaaaaatgATTAAGCAATTTTTATATGTTGGAGCACTTTTGGTTGTCCCAAGTTGAGCATAGTGTAGGTTATAATCGCGTTAGTTGTTGCGATACCCTCACATAAATTGTTCGAACTTCGCTAAGAACGCACTGCGAATTACAATCTGGTGCTCGTTCACGAACTAGCGTTCAGCGCTCGCACTCAGCAGCTCATCTCACCTACCTCGCCCCTGTCCGACGCTTGCGTTAATGAGGTGTGGACCGAGCCGCTGCTGCCCTCACGCTCGCCCCCTCTACGCTCTCTCCCATGTGCTCTCCTTCCCTCTCATTGCCTCTACCGAGCCGAGAGCACGCCATGGCCACCGCGATGAGCTCCTGCTGCTGCCGGCCGCAGCCGTTTCCACTACTCCTAGCCATCTTGCGCCGAGCCACCTGGCCACCTTGGCCAATGCCAGGCCATGGCCGCCACTGCCCTGACCCGTGTCCTCCTCCTTGGTGGCTCACCACCGCagagcgccatggccgccgcccctGCGAGTGGCCAGGCCACTCTTGGCCATGCCCGGTCGGGCCGCTACCGCCTACGGTCGAGACAGCCGCAGCTCCACGCCGCCTCCGTGCTGCTCGCCCGCTGCCACCATTGCGCCCCAGCCGGCCGCCAGCGCTCGTGGCTGGACCACCTCGGGACGCCTCCAGCGAGGCCACGGCCACCCATCGGTGCGCCGTGGCCGCCCGCCGCTGCCCCCGTGTGTCCTCCGGCAGACCTTGCTGGGCCGCGCCACTGCCGCCCAACAGTCACCCCACTTGCGTGTGTGGCCAGGGTGCCTCGGGCTGCCCCTGGCCATGCCGCCAACGCCCACAAGAGCAACAGACACCCTCGCTGCCCCTGCACACCGCCTCCGTCATCGCCGGCCACCCACCGTGCTGAATCGGCCACCGACCGGTTCCCCTGCCCCTGCTCTGctcgtgaggaggaagaagaaggatgagggTGAGAATAGAAACTTTTAgagggttcccaatgcaaatctgtgactcatatgaatagtgtcgAATAGTGTATGTTGTATTGCGGGTTGATTAGGTAGAAGTgtgggggcttttctgcaaaatgcGCACCCCGCCTGGGCCTAGTGTCGCGCCACCTTCTAGGGCCCCGGCCCCGTGGACCACAGCTGACTGTGGGCCGCTGCACGCGTGCTCAGTGGGCCGCCGGCCTCCGCTGGGCCACGTGTGCGCGTTTCGCTCTGGGCCGAGGCCGAGCCCAGTGCGaccctttttcctttttcttatttgCAGAAACTTCATAAATCCGTCAAAAAGTGTAgaaaatcacaaaaatgccaaaccaattttgttaagtttcttaaatcatgatctatctgatagTGTATTTCGTTCGCATAGGCTCTATatgttttagggttgctctaattattttaacatgcataatattgttaagacataaacttgtaggaatttccatgataaatcagtgatagtgttagctctaaaaattttactgTAGGTTAGAAGTGTTATCAGGTGTTCTCTGTAATTTTTTGTAGCTGCAGAGAAATTAAATTGCTAAGAtagcaaatgagccctagtttgaatatatagtaaatcaaataaatgaaataaagaaacaccttggaattctataactaaaacacttgttgggaaatgacacctttctcgatgacgttgatacatagattagtacattagtcattatagctagcttgttagttcgtagtatgtactctgttttaagagttgttgttgccttgttaattaactgttgcatcatctctgcatcgcattgcataccataatagggacaTCGATGCATCGTggagtcatcaggagttgctggTGAGATtgtacttttggagatcgtgtcgccaagatgaaatactaacttttggttatatgttacccaggcaagccccggtgcataacccctactattctgcactttaatttatgcttgtgcattaagttttaaggagttgaatgaaacctacttgcatatatatatctttatcctatgagtccaactagtatgataggatcatgtagattgctatgctacaggactccggtagaagtcgagtgattgcctgtcactcgcgagagataggaaagatgttattattgctattatattattatcacctggaaaatatatatgaatgataattgaagaTCGGGCGGAATGGtgctttggatctagacttggtttggcattcgagcaagGCTCGGGATGCACTTGTTCCgcatgtgtcggttaaggaccgaccgttgcaatggatggtagtcaggtcacagacttattatcctgaacacatacttgtgtatgggcgcggaaaggctcattgctctcttgtcatgggttccggctctttccggaccgactaattagaggtggggatggtggaggtctaagcaccgcactgagtccgggactcaggagcggggcttgaagtccaagtttagacgggaacctagaccccgtgataggaggatagtgggttggtcttgcttgtgcctggggtacaagcgaggcgcgtgtttcagggtacccagctgggatacattggttcacgaatcatcgGGTGATCCTATACGatttgtctacagtctagcatcgtagtaagaactggaatatgaaatatggtaaaatggttctgattgcttaccatctgCTTGAAGGTAGTaaaggtgcttacctagaatggatagttaatgaactaatgatgactgctaataaaattaaatataaggatgcacgcttagtaatgactcctgcagatgcaataaatccacaagctAGAGAGCATTGCATATTCcttagtcttttcttttctcctgacggataagtcttgcggagtacaatttaGTACTCAGGGTTTCATTTCCCCCTGTTGGAGGTGACAGGCGGAtaatagagctgactcttgtgtgtggaatcCTCCTGGTGGCTCAGAtgggattcctttacgctgcgatcctagtttttatttataactctcaccaaaggtttttataaatagaaattttataatctgttgtcattagttatatatcaatgcttcatcataccatgaatagatatttatttctactgtaactctgatcacatgtttatattccgctgttaaatcaaattgttcataactctgatgttgtattaaaagtgatgtaagaaatggcttaagaatgttgtaagttttattctctcatttgtgatcctcatgaaaaaatgtggattttcgggttctcccttgggtgtgctcgacggaactgcgtaatttagtattctcccttgagtacttagtgtctaatggaaggcaAGTACTCCTGAaagacattagattaggtggttctgccacagctatGCATGAGTATATGTACAACTCTAGCTGTACCTTGCCAGCTATGATGCGCGGATACTTCTAGAGGGTAGCGTATCGCGTATCTGATACGTATCGGATACGGATATGTCTTGGATACGTATCCCAGGCGTGTCTCAAAAATCAGATACGtattgtcgggtaccttagaacggggtaccccaagcaaacatcaaatgggtcgctaaagtcccatctaaaaaaataaaaggtAGAAGGTAAGTCGAGGGCCCCTCGCCCGCCACGAccaagcccactgggtcctcctcctcgccttgaGCCTCGagcgggaggtctcggcatcctaacacaaactccgcttcgtgcgaggctccccagggaaggcctcggtagggaacgccgtctctgcctcgcccgaggctctccacggaaggcctcggcaggaggtgcgttctccgtatcgtgcgaggcctctcgcgtgaggcctcggcaaggagcctgatctccgtctcgcgcgaggcctcattctccgtgtcgctcgaggccggctcgtccgcggcccgtcgccccccgcctcggccgaccctcccgacggcgtgtcatgtctcattaatgcttcaaccgctcccgcaatctcagccggacgatggctcaacgccacagaatggccgacgggacccgaggtcgcatcagtgccataccggccaggacagggcatggcggggattaccggccactgtgtcctaacgctgtgtccacgatctgcgccataccggccgggacagggcacggtggggattaccggccactgtgtcctaactcTGTGTCCATGATCTGCGCCATACatgctgggacagggtacggcagggattaccggccactgtgtcctaacgctgtgcccacgaccggccgcccactcgaggcctcggcaccgtacaccaaggtctcggctatcttggggtttgtgcctgccgagacccctccactgcgatgcagcctcggcaccgaccaagcctcggcttcgcacacagtccgtccacagtggtctACACGATCGccaccgcacccactccgaggttgtcccggggctcccacgacgcacaggatcggatgtgatggccacgccgccccagtgctccaaggacagacCTCTCCGACGACCAcgtcgccacaggaacaggccacagggctcagacatgccaccCCTGTTGgtacgacgccgcatagtaatgcatgtactgcccttgtcctcccttcaactataaaaggagaggacttgggccactaaGGGGGGGAACAAAAAAGAACATTGggtaacacacacgcacacatcccagccgcttGAGGGCAAC is part of the Miscanthus floridulus cultivar M001 chromosome 9, ASM1932011v1, whole genome shotgun sequence genome and encodes:
- the LOC136479761 gene encoding secreted RxLR effector protein 161-like — translated: MKERLKLTKASTTVKVDGTLYRSIAGGLRYIVHMRPDIAFAVGYVSRFMEDPREDHWAVVKWLLWYVKRMVDQVIVFPKTGGGSGLRLTVSSNADMAGDIDGRRSTSGLLVFLGLAPISWLSLKQMVVALSTCEAEYVAMATAVCQAVWLCRLLSEQTGEEACPPALMVDNYPAITPAKNPILHDRSKHIDVKFHFLRDCVDGGQIVIEFVETGRQLADILTKSLG